The following coding sequences lie in one Quercus lobata isolate SW786 unplaced genomic scaffold, ValleyOak3.0 Primary Assembly Scq3eQI_390, whole genome shotgun sequence genomic window:
- the LOC115973498 gene encoding kinesin-like protein KIN-10C — protein sequence MHNFTQLKFVGPFFIGNTSIKPNLGISFPGSLVAPSVRIPLKILGLEESYGVNYYYEQNEDNDLIFSREVKPLIFGVLEECNSTVIACGARGSGKTFVIQGSDEKPGLATLAIVEILSMAEQNGNLVTISFYEVYQEHVYDLLDPKQPTISILVYKGKIQHKGLSQAIPVKFVTEFRKLHASMCGSRKSVQKIAGELPCRNHRGLIIHLVSPSKNDDICLVGKMNFIDLAGYEDARRKSVDDLNLVESTKINRSIYAIHNVVYSLNANESHVPYWESKLTHMLKDSLGGLNRIIMITCLNPSFCQDFVYMVSLASWSCLGINRGAVDSTKKAKSSTRPMVPSSHKKNILPRSVSTTVKKHTASKVHLFEKKANCLASALKGRKLFDEAIHQTTSEKASSLPNIVSTVEPLEQEEVR from the exons ATGCATAATTTTACTCAACTGAAGTTTGTTGGTCCATTCTTTATTGGCAACACCTCTATCAAGCCAAATCTTGGTATTAGCTTTCCCGGGTCTCTTGTTGCTCCAAGTGTAAGGATACCCCTTAAAATCCTAGGTCTTGAAG AGTCCTATGGAGTTAATTACTATTACGAGCAAAATGAAGACAATGATTTGATATTCTCAAGGGAGGTAAAGCCCTtgatttttggggttttagAAGAATGTAACTCCACTGTTATCGCGTGTGGAGCAAGAGGGAGTGGAAAGACTTTTGTAATTCAG GGCTCTGATGAGAAACCAGGTTTGGCTACACTAGCCATAGTTGAAATTCTTTCTATGGCTGAGCAAAATGGGAATTTGGTTACTATATCTTTCTATGAGGTTTATCAGGAGCATGTGTATGATCTTTTGGATCCAAAACAGCCAACAATTTCTATATTggtatataaaggaaaaattCAACATAAAGGACTTTCTCAGGCAA TTCCAGTCAAATTTGTTACAGAATTTCGCAAACTACATGCCAGCATGTGTGGTTCGCGTAAATCAGTTCAAAAAATAGCAGGTGAACTTCCTTGTAGGAACCATAGGGGTTTAATAATACATCTTGTGTCTCCCAGTAAAAATGATGACATTTGTCTTGTCGGCAAGATGAATTTCATTGACTTGGCAG GGTATGAAGATGCCAGAAGAAAGAGTGTTGATGACCTTAATCTTGTTGAAAGTACCAAAATTAATCGATCCATATATGCCATACATAATGTCGTTTATTCACTGAATGCCAACGAAAGCCATGTACCTTATTGGGAAAGCAAGCTTACTCACATGTTAAAAGATTCTTTGGGTGGGCTGAACAGAATTATAATGATCACTTGCTTG AACCCATCCTTTTGCCAAGATTTTGTGTACATGGTAAGTTTAGCATCTTGGTCTTGTCTAGGTATCAATCGGGGTGCAGTGGACTCCACAAAGAAAGCCAAAAGTTCAACAAGACCAATGGTGCCTTCTTCACATAAGAAGAATATTCTACCTAGAAGTGTTTCCACTACTGTGAAGAAACATACAGCTTCAAAAGTGCATCTTTTTGAAAAGAAAGCCAATTGTCTGGCTTCTGCACTGAAAGGAAG GAAACTATTTGATGAAGCAATTCATCAGACCACATCTGAGAAG GCAAGTTCCTTACCTAACATTGTTTCAACCGTTGAACCTTTGGAGCAGGAAGAGGTACG